From the Fusarium musae strain F31 chromosome 11, whole genome shotgun sequence genome, one window contains:
- a CDS encoding hypothetical protein (CAZy:CE10~MEROPS:MER0033237) — protein MADFHANAQLVKESPPWTRRVAYNVQIRAIQATLTTIDWLGSFSRTSANAPNIVKTYNVRGHLPVRIFLPSFYEAGSSETLPTLFTIHGGGFCIGSSQDDDAWNRSFSDTHSVLVIALNYSKAPAAPFPTGLDDLVSLYHAALDDESLPIDKANGGRVAICGFSAGGNLSLGLSQRLLQSDHCTCYPRAAISVYGALDLSRSPEAKIITRQYKTDASLGSSRTSARDLLLNMAPLFDWSYLPVGQDLRDPFVSPGPCADPEDLPPHVFIIASELDMLAKESLECATRLARARGGSGISDADSEVACCGRSEPGKPGELELEDKRFAWQETFPDGSVRWLLVPDVLHGFDSLPMRERVGDKETIKDAELKTKAYCNLLGDWLLNTVFVA, from the exons ATGGCCGATTTTCACGCTAATGCCCAGTTGGTAAAGGAGAGCCCGCCCTGGACGCGCCGCGTCGCATACAATGTCCAAATCCGGGCAATACAAGCGACTCTCACAACCATTGACTGGTTGGGCTCGTTCAGCAGAACTTCTGCCAACGCGCCCAATATTGTCAAGACATACAATGTGAGAGGTCATTTGCCTGTGCG CatttttcttccttctttctaTGAAGCCGGCTCATCCGAAACGCTTCCAACACTGTTTACTATTCATGGTGGCGGCTTTTGCATAGGCTCCTCCCAGGATGATGACGCCTGGAACCGTTCCTTTTCCGACACTCACTCCGTGTTGGTCATTGCACTGAACTACAGCAAAGCCCCAGCCGCCCCCTTCCCTACTGGCTTAGATGATCTTGTCTCGCTATACCACGCCGCCTTAGATGATGAGTCTCTCCCTATTGACAAAGCAAACGGCGGACGTGTCGCTATCTGTGGGTTCAGCGCAGGCGGCAATCTGAGCCTGGGCTTGTCTCAGCGCCTGCTCCAGTCCGACCACTGCACTTGCTACCCTCGTGCAGCCATCTCTGTCTACGGCGCACTTGATCTCAGCCGTTCCCCAGAGGCAAAAATTATTACGCGTCAGTATAAAACGGATGCCAGTCTCGGCTCCTCGCGCACGTCCGCACGcgacctcctcctcaataTGGCCCCGCTCTTCGATTGGAGTTATCTGCCCGTTGGACAAGACTTGCGAGATCCTTTTGTCAGTCCTGGACCGTGCGCTGATCCAGAGGATCTCCCTCCCCATGTTTTCATCATCGCATCGGAGTTGGACATGTTGGCAAAGGAGAGTCTAGAGTGTGCAACCCGTCTGGCACGAGCAAGGGGAGGCTCCGGAATATCGGACGCCGATTCGGAGGTTGCTTGCTGCGGGCGTTCAGAACCTGGAAAACCTGGGGAGCTGGAGTTGGAAGATAAGCGATTCGCTTGGCAGGAAACCTTTCCTGACGGCAGCGTTAGATGGCTCCTGGTGCCGGATGTCCTGCATGGTTTTGATAGCCTTCCCATGCGTGAGAGGGTTGGGGACAAAGAGACAATAAAGGATGCAGAGCTCAAGACAAAAGCATATTGCAACCTACTAGGTGACTGGCTTCTTAACACTGTCTTCGTTGCTTGA
- the CDC2_2 gene encoding Cell division control protein 2: protein MDNYQRIEKVGEGTYGVVYKARDLSHNGRIVALKKIRLETEDEGVPSTAIREISVLRELNHPNVVSLLNIVHADGHKLYLVMEFLDLDLKKYMDSLPVTDGGRGKPLPTGTATTVRNLGMDEKVVQKFMLDLVQGIKYCHSRRILHRDLKPQNLLIDKDGNLKLADFGLARAFGVPLRSYTHEVVTLWYRAPEVLLGGRQYSTGVDMWSVGTIFAEMCSRKPLFPGDSEIDEIFKIFRTLGTPDEDAWPGVTTYPDFKPSFPKWQRDFSTPLCPNLDEAGLELLDYMLICDPVTRISAKAALNHPYFDEIL from the exons ATGGATAACTATCAGAGAATAGAAAAAGTCGGCGAAG GTACTTATGGTGTTGTATACAAAGCCCGCGATCTCAGCCACAATGGCCGTATCGTCGCCCTCAAAAAGATTCGTCTCGAGACCGAAGACGAGGGCGTTCCCAGCACCGCCATCCGCGAGATTTCCGTCCTGAGAGAACTTAACCACCCAAACGTCGTCAGCCTCCTGAATATTGTTCACGCCGACGGCCACAAGCTCTACCTCGTCATGGAATTCCTCGACCTTGATCTTAAAAAGTACATGGACTCGCTCCCCGTCACTGACGGCGGTCGTGGAAAGCCTCTGCCCACTGGAACTGCCACTACCGTGCGAAACCTGGGAATGGATGAGAAGGTGGTGCAGAAGTTTATGCTGGATCTGGTCCAGGGCATCAAATATTGTCACTCGCGTCGCATATTGCATCGCGACTTGAAGCCGCAGAACTTGCTCATCGATAAGGATGGAAATCTCAAACTGGCTGATTTTGGTTTGGCCAGAGCATTTGGTGTTCCTTTGAGAAGTTATACCCATGAGGTTGTCACGTTGTGGTATCGCGCGCCCGAGGTCTTGCTTGGTGGACGGCAGTATTCGACTGGCGTTGATATGTGGTCTGTCGGTACCATCTTCGCTGAGATGTGCTCCCGAAAACCCCTTTTCCCTGGTGATTCAGAAATTgacgagatcttcaagatcttccg AACCCTCGGAACACCTGATGAAGACGCCTGGCCTGGTGTCACCACTTACCCAGATTTCAAGCCATCTTTCCCCAAGTGGCAGCGAGATTTCTCTACTCCTCTTTGCCCGAATCTGGATGAGGCTGGTCTAGAGCTACTTGACTATATGCTCATCTGCGATCCTGTAACTCGCATTTCTGCCAAGGCAGCCCTGAACCATCCTTACTTTGATGAGATTCTGTGA
- a CDS encoding hypothetical protein (CAZy:PL9) produces the protein MVVIKLTPTIVLAFLAGANAKDIFVSPTGTGSGTLAAPYGSIQSAIDTAKAGDFIYLRKGTYAPSKNIQIKTSGAKGSPITVRPYQNEKVIIDGENMPGTPKAVGESLPNAERGVFHIQNAEWWSFYNLEIINGPYGIYARDASNNYYEGLSTHDNYETGFQLEGASSNNQVINLDSYRNRDPRKNGESADGFACKEGSGEGNVLRNARLWENVDDGLDLYMFGSPVTLDEVYAWGNGFNRWGFTPFEGDGNGFKLGITNNPPANHIVKNCIAFQNAKKGFIDNGNPGSLTFDRNTAWKNGDNGFNLRSSSSKVTKNVAASNTGDQVSLNSKVSASGNSWDSKDTWNDASFKSTDASTLKGARGTDGRVKASDFLIPASGAAIGATTKAKV, from the exons ATGGTTGTTATTAAGCTTACCCCCACAATTGTCCTAGCCTTCCTGGCTGGTGCCAACGCTAAGGATATCTTTGTGTCTCCTACTGGTACTGGCTCTGGTACGCTTGCTGCACCATATGGATCGATCCAATCTGCCATTGATACTGCCAAGGCTGGCGACTTTATTTACTTGAGGAAGGGTACCTATGCTCCCTCAAAGAACATCCAGATCAAAACCAGTGGTGCAAAGGGAAGCCCCATTACTGTGAGGCCTTATCAGAATGAGAAGGTGATCATTGATGGAGAGAATATGCCAGG TACACCAAAGGCTGTTGGCGAGTCACTTCCCAATGCTGAGCGTGGGGTCTTCCATATCCAGAATGCTGAGTGGTGGTCCTTCTATAATCTCGA AATCATCAACGGCCCATACGGCATATACGCCAGAGACGCATCCAACAATTACTACGAAGGTCTCTCAACCCATGACAACTACGAGACAGGCTTCCAGCTCGAGGGCGCTTCCTCCAACAACCAAGTCATAAACCTCGACTCCTACCGTAACCGTGACCCTCGCAAGAATGGTGAGAGTGCTGACGGCTTCGCTTGTAAGGAGGGTTCGGGTGAGGGCAACGTCCTCCGCAATGCGCGGCTTTGGGAAAACGTCGACGATGGTCTGGACTTGTACATGTTTGGCTCTCCTGTCACGCTCGACGAAGTATACGCATGGGGTAACGGTTTCAATCGCTGGGGTTTCACGCCCTTCGAGGGTGATGGCAACGGCTTCAAGCTcggcatcaccaacaacccTCCTGCAAACCACATCGTCAAGAACTGCATCGCCTTCCAAAACGCCAAGAAGGGTTTCATCGATAACGGAAACCCCGGCTCTCTAACCTTTGACCGTAACACTGCTTGGAAGAACGGTGACAACGGTTTTAACCTACGCAGCTCTTCGTCCAAGGTTACCAAGAACGTTGCTGCCAGCAACACTGGTGATCAGGTTAGCTTGAACAGCAAGGTTTCTGCGTCTGGAAACTCGTGGGATAGCAAGGACACCTGGAATGATGCTTCTTTCAAGAGCACTGATGCATCCACGCTCAAGGGTGCTCGTGGAACTGATGGACGTGTAAAGGCCAGTGATTTCTTGATTCCTGCTTCTGGAGCTGCTATTGGTGCTACCACCAAGGCGAAGGTCTGA